CCTGACCGGCATCTGGCAGCCGCATCCAGGCGCGCCATTGCTGGCCTTTCACGTGGGCGACACCCGCCTGTACCGCTTGCGCCGGGGCGAGCTGACCCAGCTCACGCGCGACCAGACCAAGTACCAGCAGCTGTTTGACGCCGGCGTGCGCCGCAATCTGCCTGGCCGCAACCTCTTGCTGCAAGCCCTCGGTCCTTCAGGCGTGGTCACCCCCGAAGTGCAGGTGCACGATACGGCGCCGGGCGACCAATATCTGCTATGCAGCGACGGCCTGCATGGCGTCTGCTCGACCGAACAGATTGCGGCCTTGCTGCAGGAGTCGGACGACGTGGCGCACACCTGCGCCCGCCTGGTGGACGCCGCCAAGCGCAACGGCAGCCGCGACAACATCACGGTACTGTTGCTGCGCTGCGCCTCGCGCCACTAGCGGCCGTAGCCAGGCTCCCTGCGCACGCCGCGCTGACAGGCGGCATCGAAAGCGCCGAGCAGTTCAAACACATGGCCAAAGCGCGCTTCCCGGTCCGGCGCCAGCGCACGCGCCACCAGTGCATCAAAATTGTTGCCCAGACCGGGCGCCAATGCCGACGGCGCCACCGGCCGCGCGCCCTGCGGCATGGTGCGCGTCAATATCTGGTACAGCACCACACCGGCGGAATAGATGTCGGCCCTGGTATCGAGCACGTCGCCCAGATGCTGCTCGGGCGAGGCATACGGCGAGCGACCACCTTCCTGTGACGCTGCCTGTCCCACACGGCGCGCGAAACGGAAATTGGCCAGCCGCAGCTCGCCCTGCACTTCCAGCAGCAGGCTGGCCGGACGAATGTCCCCGTGCACAATAGCGTTGCCGTGTACGTGCAGCAAGGCGAGCAGCAATTGGCGGAAGTTTGCCAGCGTCAGCTGGCCGGTGCCCCCGGCATACCCCATCGCGATCCACATGTAAGCGCTGGACTGGGCCAATTCGTGTAGCCGGACAATGTTGGGATGATCAAAGCCCGCAGCGATTTGCGTTTCGTGCAGCAACAGGCTGCATGCCGCGCGGTCACTGACCGGGGCCAGGCGCAGGGCCACCTGGCGTCCCGCACTGACCGCCAGCCAGACACGGCTGCCTGCGCCGCCAAGCTGCGACTGCAAGGTGTAAGGGCCGACAAGGTCAGATGGCTTCATGAAACAAGGAAAAGTTTTCCGAAGCCTCATCATACCGGAGTCGCGCGGCAGCGCTGGCCACTGCCCATGAGGCCAGGGCAACAGGGCCGCACCGGGTCCGGGCCATCCTGTAGAATCGGCCATCCTCATTTACCGGAGCAGACCCGATGGGTTTTCAGATCGAACACAAGCTGGTCATTGGCGTGGCGTCGAGCGCCCTGTTCGATCTGACGGCATCGCACCAGGTGTACCTGGACAGCGGACCGGACGAATACCGCAAATACCAGGAAGCCAATGTCGAGATCATCCTGGGCAAGGGCGTGGCCTTCCCCTTCATTCGGCGCTTCCTCAACATCAATAAATGCTTTCCGCGCCAGAACCCGGTGGAAGTGGTGCTGTTTTCACGCAATTCGCCGGAGACGGGCTTGCGCGTGATGCGCTCGATTGCCCATTACGGCCTCGATATTACCCGCGCCGCTTTCATGACGGGCAAGTCGCCCTACACCTACCTGCCCGCCTTTAATGCCGCCCTGTTCCTGTCGGCCAATGAGGAAGACGTCAAGGCTGCCATTGCCGCCAACTACCCGGCCGGCCTGGTGCTGCCATCGAGGATCGATGACGATGACGAGGATATCGAGCTGCGCGTGGCGTTCGACTTTGACGGCGTGCTGGC
This region of Massilia sp. PAMC28688 genomic DNA includes:
- a CDS encoding PP2C family serine/threonine-protein phosphatase, which encodes MYLWKQLSPSETQYFDLGHAYGLTDTGLVRPSNEDNFFIDSALGLMAVADGMGGHEAGEVASADALTAFTYYLRATSEHLQGSVFLDHAGETERREITQAALATVHHAIEFANQRVYQTNRDNRQADGGGMGTTLTGIWQPHPGAPLLAFHVGDTRLYRLRRGELTQLTRDQTKYQQLFDAGVRRNLPGRNLLLQALGPSGVVTPEVQVHDTAPGDQYLLCSDGLHGVCSTEQIAALLQESDDVAHTCARLVDAAKRNGSRDNITVLLLRCASRH
- a CDS encoding serine/threonine-protein kinase codes for the protein MKPSDLVGPYTLQSQLGGAGSRVWLAVSAGRQVALRLAPVSDRAACSLLLHETQIAAGFDHPNIVRLHELAQSSAYMWIAMGYAGGTGQLTLANFRQLLLALLHVHGNAIVHGDIRPASLLLEVQGELRLANFRFARRVGQAASQEGGRSPYASPEQHLGDVLDTRADIYSAGVVLYQILTRTMPQGARPVAPSALAPGLGNNFDALVARALAPDREARFGHVFELLGAFDAACQRGVRREPGYGR
- a CDS encoding 5'-nucleotidase; the encoded protein is MGFQIEHKLVIGVASSALFDLTASHQVYLDSGPDEYRKYQEANVEIILGKGVAFPFIRRFLNINKCFPRQNPVEVVLFSRNSPETGLRVMRSIAHYGLDITRAAFMTGKSPYTYLPAFNAALFLSANEEDVKAAIAANYPAGLVLPSRIDDDDEDIELRVAFDFDGVLADDESETIFKRNNDLNEFHAHETRHVAVPHQPGPLAGMFQKLALMQRMEERAQKRDPGYRKILRIAIITARNAPSHERVVTTLKSWGVSANETFFLGGMNKSRVLSVFKPHIFFDDQLTHLTAAPGGTIPMVHVPFGIANRHPAP